The Aricia agestis chromosome 3, ilAriAges1.1, whole genome shotgun sequence genome includes the window TTTTATTTCAGCAAATTCATcgataatccatacttaataaatTACAGGACTATTAACATTGATAGAACTCATACTTGTCTCAGCAGATCTGCTGTTCGTATCTCAGACATGATTGGCCAAAACGATTCCAACGATTTTGGAAGATACGCTAGTGTTTCTGCTACTTCTTGCCTGGAAACATCAATTTGTTGACGATCAAACGGACTAACAAATGTAAAGTTCGACTAAATATCATTTTTATCGCcaaagtattatatatatttgaaACTCtctatatatacagtgtgtaacaaaaataagtgataatactttagggtgtgtacgtgttccttgtagagagttcactgtgaaagtagcagcgctgaaagacgaaaaattttttccacttttgtatgggcaagggcccgagcgtcacgattttccccatacaaaagtgaaaaaaaatgttggtctttcagcgctgctactttcacagtgaactctctacaaggaacacgtacacaccctaaagtattatcacttatttttgttacaccctgtatatatttgaaactttatttatatttgaaaCTCCGTTTTACCAAGTACTACTCTGCAGTCGTCGCATTATATCAGTACATAGAGCGTCGCAGCCTTTCTCAGCGACCTCACAAACTTTTGGTTCTCCGATAGGGCACTCACTTGGAGACTTGCTTCTCTTCTTTATTTCTGgcctatttatatttaaaacattaactACTGAAAAATCTACTAATccatgacaataatattataaaagcgaaaatgtgtctgtctgttaactcttaaCGCTTAAACCTCTGagcatattttgataaaatttggtatggaggtactttgagttccAGGCAAAGACATAGGTTACATTTAATCCTGaaacaatgtacggttcccacgcgacaaAAGAATTTCGACGCAACTCCGTTACGGGCGTTAATTGTTATAAAAGTATCTTTATAGGTGTGAAATGTAGAGCGAAAAGGATTTTGCTAACAGGCTCAATGTGAATATTGtagttatttataaacattATAAACTCTTATCTGCACGTGTCTATACTCCTTCTTCTACCTCGTCACggttaaaccgctgaaccaattttgatgaaagctGATAAAGCGATAACCGGTTCTCCCAGTAAAGAAAATATAGTGTCTCTATCTCTATaaatctcccacgtataactttatacgtgggagagccatgcttcggcacgaatgggccggctcgaccggagaaataccacgttctcacagaaaaccggcgtgaaacagcgcttgcgctgtgtttcgccgagtgagtgagtttaccggaggcccaatcccctaccctattccctttcctgccctcccctattcccttcctttcccatccctaccctcccctattaccctattccctcttcaaaggccggcaacgcacctgcagctcttctgatgctgcgagtgtccatgggcgacggaagttgctttccatcaggtgacccgtttgctcgtttgcccccttatttcataaaaaaaaaatatatatatagttttttttttttacgcaaaaaatactatttacaCGCCATCAAGTTGTGGGCAGGCTTTGAGCGCAATGAAGTTgtgggcatcaactagtagGTGAAGTGAAACAGATACTTACTTAGTTTTTGTATTGCTCACTTTAAGATCTTGTATTTTGTCTCTTATATTTATTTCTTCACATCTCATTTCTTGATTCCGTTGCTCGGTTTTTGAAAAAAgtgtttcaattttattatattgattagAAAACACATTAAATGTTATAGGTGGTAGCTGCACTTGAACGGAATTATTATTTGCATCTGTAACATTTTATTCAAGCTTTTAAACTTTGTTTAATCTCTTCGAAGACCTATAAATTAATATGACAATGAATACTAAGTATTACCATGGTTCGTATAAACTAATGGACTTTCTCCTGACGCAAGATTTTTGTACCCGTACTCATATCTATCAGATATTACTTGATGTTCTTTTATAGTGTGGGGATGTTTATGAGGTTGCATTTGTTGATTGTTTACACAGAACAGAGGATTAACAATAGGACTAGAGGAATTCGTATATATCGGCggtaatttcaaattatttccatCGTTTTCATTTGTATTACCATTATTAAATAGCGCCTGAATTCTGAATTTGCTACGGGCTGCTCTATGAGGATCTTTTAAAGATTGAATATTATTTGAGTAAAAAATTTGCGATTCATGTAATACACTATTATTGGTATTAGTTTCTTCGGTAACGGTTGTCAGTACCGAAACATCGCAAATCGCAGAGTCAGGATATGTATTTGTTTGTGCTCTTGGCACACTTGCTATAGTTTGGTATAGTCCAGTGACATCATTCTCGACTGATTCTAGTGTGCCACTGTCGATATCACTTGAATAATCTTGTTTCATTGCATCAATTCCGTTTTGCATTAAGGAATCTTCCTCGATGTCTGAATTAACACTCCAAGATTCCTCGTCACTGCTCTCGTCAGGACTATAATTGTAATATTCACTCGAGACATCTTTTGAGTCGTAATTTTTTAGAGTTATAAAATTTCCATCGCGATCCATGTTGTCGTTGCTTTTACTCTCGCAATCTATTTCAGAATCTTTCAGAACCGAGCTGTTGTCATCAAAACTGTT containing:
- the LOC121725235 gene encoding uncharacterized protein LOC121725235; translated protein: MKNEIEDIVEQIKYTDSQKSVTPSNAYSQDFTDSSSDKNLQSSGKETYVIDHVDNESEKIYPLHSDESILNLSSKDFAESDDERKPKHNRRNHSEAVFVENTFTQTSKSLFQLRNEVSIQNTVELQHLETQTSFDAITKRIDVNNTQNLQENQHVSNNEKQMHVRESDETKLKMLYSNSFDDNSSVLKDSEIDCESKSNDNMDRDGNFITLKNYDSKDVSSEYYNYSPDESSDEESWSVNSDIEEDSLMQNGIDAMKQDYSSDIDSGTLESVENDVTGLYQTIASVPRAQTNTYPDSAICDVSVLTTVTEETNTNNSVLHESQIFYSNNIQSLKDPHRAARSKFRIQALFNNGNTNENDGNNLKLPPIYTNSSSPIVNPLFCVNNQQMQPHKHPHTIKEHQVISDRYEYGYKNLASGESPLVYTNHDANNNSVQVQLPPITFNVFSNQYNKIETLFSKTEQRNQEMRCEEINIRDKIQDLKVSNTKTKPEIKKRSKSPSECPIGEPKVCEVAEKGCDALCTDIMRRLQSSTWQEVAETLAYLPKSLESFWPIMSEIRTADLLRQIVSLIQLPRTQVAQAACEATGHLLKHTNFTKKPEFNEAVSVLLAKTNSYNRAVRRAANLALDELVCGLHYTRCVDAICVAGVEHKSPLVRCAASRLLIVCCAMAEGGRRLLRCRPPSAAAARRHVLQAMAVLLHDKNLETRKYAERLYAILRPLPNFEAYFLTDVDAKLATEHMKKYDHILKLNAKNTR